A portion of the Stigmatella aurantiaca DW4/3-1 genome contains these proteins:
- a CDS encoding non-ribosomal peptide synthetase has protein sequence MSQSKAGGEAQRYGGSTSSEVESIAPEAASTPPSPPKKKKRKKSFPLSFGQQRLWVLDQLEPGSPLYNVPGALRLSGQLNVSALERSLGEIVARHEALRTTFAQDEGLPVQRIGEAGAVPLEVVDLSRLESAARGAELQRLGSEEARKPFDLSRGPLLRARLLKLEPTEHVLLLTMHHIVSDAWSVGVCFRELGVLYSAFSLGQPSPLTPLAVQYVDYTLWQRQWLQGEVLDKQLAYWKTQLAGVEPLDLKTDRPRGPMQGARGALHRFSLSRELMEGLKALSRKQGTTLFMTLLAGFNALLARYTRQQDIVVGTSVANRGRAEIEGLIGFFINTLALRTQVDGNPRFTELLERVRKVTLEAYTHQETPFDRVVEAVQPERDLTRTPLFQVFFELQNAPLPKVDLPGLQLSLADLETGTAKFDLAVGMSETPDGLQATVEYNTELYERKTVERLMSHYQVLLKGAVEQPEKRLWQLPVLGEGERRTVLEKWNQTGREEGPELFCELFEKQVEKTPEAVAVVCGEQALSYRQLNAQANRVAHALKARGAGLEKVVGVVQERGVGYLVSLLGVLKADAVYLPLDPALPAPRLAGLVKQSGCQWVLSEEKTRGLAQEIAQGQPVLEREGVLAEGRGEHNPKHEVEPKSLAYVLYTSGSTGVPKGAMIEHRGMKNHLMAKVRDLGMGPEEVVAQVAVQSFDVSVWQFLSALLSGGRTAVFPDESAWEPQKLLKEMGRQGVTLLETVPAHMKLILEELEARPNEYDVSALKWFFLNGEALPAELCQRWFERYPGIPMVNAYGPTECSDDVTHYKMMKAPQQKQGWMPIHGTLPNLQLYVVDEWIQPVPLGVPGELCVGGVGVGRGYLGDAVKTAGSYVPNPFASQAGERLYRTGDLVRCLEDGTLEFLGRNDHQVKIRGIRIELGEIEAALRKHPQVGMCVVVARAEGQGKRLVGYVSAKEAGAQPTGKELTEYLKGQLTAAMVPSAMVVMEALPLTHNGKVDRKALPAPEKLQSQETDEIVEPRTPLESQIAAQWKEVLGVQRVGVHDNFFDLGGHSLVAIQIISRLRKSLEIDLSIREFFDHQTVEELARYLEQKRLQGPGSGADTGPGALLRRHPLAKLPPQENYPLAALQLPEWYMYELLPDSSFYNVTVGDVQLVGDVNLPAFTRAWQTLFDRHTIFRTWFAYENGVPVHRVLPRLEITQQDIYLDRRDVPEDRVDEEVALLVGELSNAPFDLKQPPIFRVKLAEFPGKRFQFVFATHHIVWDETSTMSMARELSELYRAYHTGTEPVLPALSIDYLDYAHWLNSAIQGGHLEDQRQYWLRQLTPVPPAMDLPTDFPRPSMQTFNGDTLTRVMPPEVRAAVDPFLASNNLTPFIYLLAVLNLQLHRLTSQSDFVIGTPIANRADESLEPVLGLFATALPMRCRVSPALTFQDLLKQTRETALQGFDNHLYPSVLSIQEVNPQMDLSRNRLFSVMYGVQNNKTKLANDLRFEGLELRYLTSLATPEFKNARFDLTFIVEQFGNDMIVSLNYNSDLFLRTSVERMLEQFFSLAAQTARNPGKRLADYAMLSAEAEDHWLDTLAGPPLAFEQQAGLPARLSAQARATPDAVAIAHDDGSLTYRALDEASDRWARWLVSQGVHSEERVAVLLEPSLDLAIALWGILKAGAAYVPLNPDHPAERHEHVLTQAGVRTVLTHGHLSAPALHNRPGVFRMEEHAAQVSALPTGAPVHVRADQLAYVLYTSGTTGAPRGIEISHLGVHNLIDSTQREYNLQPGEAVLFITPVDFDASVLDFFWPLAFGARVVLPLPGENKDPSRIAARIARYQVAAFQTVPLMLDALVHAQKAGELPPLPSLRLIICGGAYLTRELHARAQAALPCLLANHYGPTEVTVDATRFPGGQPGPSEVVSIGRPLDNTQMRVLDPALRLVPPAVKGELFVSSPGLARCYSGDPVRTALQFVPDPYSEVPGARLYRTGDLGRYSEEGLLHYVARVDKQVKIRGNRVELEEVEGRLAAHPAVNRCLVRHQQAPGGTDTLVAYLELKERFVRLGDDRRYRLFSLAQRPELRRAMDTLHAESWPEYFMGNCAVRTFWPRLMAEFPECQLAVLDEHDTVVATGNAIPFQWDGTLGTLPPGWDAALEQAFAGAALGARPNTLIMLAAVVGSNTLGQGMSSFLLNALKHLGHAQGMERLIVPVRPVDKAARPHETAEEYCLRRRADGQLDDRWLRTHERLGARVLRVEPHSQRVEARVEDWQRWSGQSFSASGDYAVREALRPVHINLETGLGEYFDPSVWMEHPHSPVSEYTWRPVEAGTLRQELRDSLPDYMVPEHIRFLSALPLTPSGKVDERALPELPLGPREPGRVVPPQGPVQERLAALWCDVLGLASVGVTDDFFELGGHSIHAIRLMARINEAFQVKLALRDLFRERTILGLEKRLAA, from the coding sequence ATGAGTCAGTCCAAGGCCGGGGGCGAGGCGCAGCGGTACGGCGGTTCCACAAGCAGCGAGGTTGAGTCCATCGCCCCCGAGGCGGCCTCCACACCCCCGTCGCCCCCCAAGAAGAAGAAGCGAAAGAAGAGCTTTCCCCTCTCGTTCGGTCAACAGCGCCTCTGGGTGCTGGACCAGCTGGAGCCTGGCAGCCCGCTGTACAACGTGCCCGGCGCGCTGCGGCTCAGCGGTCAGCTCAACGTGAGCGCGCTGGAGCGCAGCCTCGGGGAGATCGTCGCCCGGCACGAGGCGCTGCGCACCACCTTCGCGCAAGACGAGGGACTGCCGGTGCAGCGCATCGGCGAGGCGGGGGCCGTCCCGCTGGAAGTCGTGGACTTGAGCCGCTTGGAGTCCGCCGCCCGCGGGGCGGAGCTTCAACGCCTGGGGAGCGAGGAGGCACGCAAACCGTTTGATCTCAGCCGGGGTCCCCTGCTCCGGGCGCGGCTGCTCAAGCTGGAGCCCACCGAGCACGTATTGCTGCTCACCATGCACCACATCGTCTCGGACGCGTGGTCAGTGGGCGTCTGCTTCCGTGAGCTGGGCGTGTTGTACTCGGCCTTCAGCCTGGGACAGCCTTCGCCGCTGACGCCGCTCGCGGTGCAGTACGTGGATTACACCCTGTGGCAGCGGCAGTGGTTGCAGGGCGAGGTGCTCGACAAGCAGCTGGCGTACTGGAAGACGCAGCTCGCGGGCGTGGAGCCCCTGGACCTGAAGACAGATCGGCCGCGCGGGCCCATGCAGGGCGCGCGGGGGGCGCTGCACCGGTTCTCGCTCTCCCGTGAGCTGATGGAGGGACTGAAGGCGCTGAGCCGCAAGCAGGGCACGACGCTGTTCATGACGCTGCTGGCCGGATTCAACGCACTGCTGGCCCGTTACACCCGGCAGCAGGACATCGTCGTGGGCACCTCCGTGGCGAACCGCGGGCGGGCGGAGATTGAAGGCCTCATCGGGTTCTTCATCAACACGCTGGCGCTGCGCACGCAGGTGGATGGAAACCCCCGGTTCACGGAACTGCTGGAGCGGGTACGCAAGGTGACGCTGGAGGCGTACACACACCAGGAGACGCCGTTCGATCGCGTGGTGGAAGCGGTGCAGCCCGAGAGGGATCTGACGCGCACGCCGCTCTTCCAGGTCTTCTTCGAGCTCCAGAACGCCCCGCTTCCCAAGGTCGATCTGCCTGGGCTCCAGCTCAGCCTCGCGGACCTGGAGACAGGCACCGCGAAATTCGATCTCGCCGTGGGGATGAGTGAGACCCCGGACGGCTTGCAGGCCACCGTCGAATACAACACCGAGCTGTATGAGCGGAAGACGGTGGAGCGGCTGATGTCGCACTACCAAGTGCTGCTGAAGGGAGCGGTGGAGCAGCCGGAGAAGAGGCTGTGGCAACTGCCGGTGTTGGGAGAGGGGGAGAGGAGGACGGTGCTGGAGAAGTGGAACCAGACGGGCCGGGAGGAAGGGCCGGAGCTGTTCTGCGAGCTGTTCGAGAAGCAGGTGGAGAAGACGCCGGAAGCGGTGGCGGTGGTGTGCGGGGAGCAGGCGCTGAGCTACCGGCAGCTCAATGCGCAGGCGAACCGAGTGGCGCATGCGCTGAAGGCGAGAGGAGCAGGGCTGGAGAAGGTGGTGGGGGTGGTGCAGGAGCGAGGGGTGGGGTACCTGGTGAGCCTGCTGGGAGTGCTCAAGGCGGACGCGGTGTACCTGCCGTTGGACCCGGCGCTGCCGGCCCCGAGGCTCGCGGGCCTGGTGAAGCAGAGCGGGTGCCAATGGGTGCTGAGCGAGGAGAAGACGCGAGGGTTGGCGCAGGAGATTGCACAGGGCCAGCCGGTGCTGGAGCGAGAGGGCGTGCTGGCCGAGGGGCGCGGGGAGCACAACCCGAAGCACGAGGTGGAGCCCAAGAGCCTGGCGTACGTGCTGTACACCTCCGGGTCCACGGGGGTGCCCAAGGGGGCGATGATCGAGCACCGGGGGATGAAGAATCACCTGATGGCCAAGGTGAGGGACTTGGGGATGGGGCCCGAGGAGGTGGTGGCGCAGGTGGCGGTGCAGAGCTTCGACGTGTCGGTGTGGCAGTTCCTGTCGGCACTGCTGAGCGGAGGAAGGACGGCGGTGTTCCCGGACGAGAGCGCGTGGGAGCCGCAGAAGCTGCTCAAGGAGATGGGAAGGCAGGGGGTGACGCTGCTGGAGACGGTGCCAGCGCACATGAAGCTCATCCTGGAGGAGCTGGAGGCCCGGCCGAACGAGTACGACGTGTCAGCGCTCAAGTGGTTCTTCCTCAACGGGGAGGCGCTGCCGGCGGAGTTGTGCCAGAGGTGGTTCGAGCGCTACCCGGGAATCCCGATGGTGAACGCGTACGGGCCGACGGAGTGCTCGGACGACGTGACGCACTACAAGATGATGAAGGCGCCGCAGCAGAAGCAGGGGTGGATGCCGATTCACGGGACGCTGCCGAACCTGCAACTGTACGTGGTGGACGAGTGGATACAGCCTGTGCCGCTGGGGGTGCCTGGAGAGCTGTGCGTGGGCGGGGTGGGAGTGGGCCGGGGCTACCTGGGAGATGCGGTGAAGACGGCGGGCAGCTACGTGCCCAACCCCTTTGCCTCGCAGGCTGGGGAGCGGCTCTACCGGACCGGAGACTTGGTGAGGTGCCTGGAGGACGGCACCCTGGAGTTCCTGGGCAGAAATGACCACCAGGTGAAGATCCGGGGCATCCGGATAGAGCTGGGAGAGATCGAGGCGGCGCTGAGGAAGCACCCACAGGTGGGGATGTGCGTGGTGGTGGCCCGTGCGGAGGGCCAGGGCAAGAGGCTGGTGGGGTACGTGTCGGCGAAGGAGGCGGGGGCCCAGCCAACGGGGAAGGAGCTGACGGAGTACCTGAAGGGGCAGTTGACGGCGGCGATGGTGCCCTCGGCGATGGTGGTGATGGAGGCGCTGCCGCTGACACACAACGGCAAGGTGGACCGCAAGGCCCTGCCCGCTCCGGAGAAGCTCCAGTCTCAAGAGACTGACGAGATCGTCGAGCCTCGCACCCCGCTGGAGAGCCAGATCGCCGCGCAGTGGAAGGAAGTGCTCGGCGTGCAGCGCGTGGGCGTGCACGACAACTTCTTCGATCTGGGCGGACACTCGCTTGTCGCCATCCAGATCATCTCCCGGCTGCGCAAGAGCCTCGAGATCGACCTGTCCATCCGTGAGTTCTTTGATCATCAGACGGTGGAGGAGCTCGCCCGGTATCTCGAACAGAAGCGGCTCCAAGGCCCAGGCTCAGGCGCCGATACCGGCCCAGGGGCGCTCTTGCGCCGCCATCCTCTGGCGAAGCTGCCCCCTCAGGAGAACTACCCACTCGCGGCGCTCCAGCTGCCCGAGTGGTACATGTACGAGCTGCTCCCTGACAGCTCCTTCTACAATGTCACCGTCGGTGACGTGCAGCTCGTCGGAGACGTGAACCTGCCCGCCTTCACGCGCGCCTGGCAGACGCTCTTCGACCGGCACACGATCTTCCGCACCTGGTTCGCTTACGAGAACGGCGTCCCCGTTCACCGGGTGCTGCCGCGGCTCGAAATCACCCAGCAGGACATCTACCTCGACCGCCGTGACGTGCCCGAGGACCGGGTGGATGAGGAAGTGGCGCTGCTGGTGGGCGAGCTGAGCAACGCCCCGTTCGATCTCAAGCAACCGCCCATCTTCCGCGTGAAGCTGGCGGAGTTCCCCGGCAAGCGCTTCCAGTTCGTCTTCGCCACGCACCACATCGTCTGGGACGAGACGTCCACGATGAGCATGGCGCGCGAGCTGAGCGAGCTGTACCGCGCCTACCACACGGGCACCGAGCCGGTCCTCCCCGCGCTCTCCATCGACTACCTGGACTACGCCCACTGGCTCAACTCCGCCATCCAGGGGGGCCACCTGGAGGACCAGCGGCAGTATTGGTTGCGTCAGCTCACCCCCGTGCCCCCGGCGATGGACCTCCCCACGGACTTCCCTCGCCCCAGCATGCAGACCTTCAACGGGGACACGCTGACGCGCGTGATGCCGCCCGAGGTGCGGGCCGCGGTGGATCCCTTCCTCGCCTCCAACAACCTCACCCCCTTCATCTACCTGCTGGCGGTGCTCAACCTGCAACTCCACCGCCTGACGAGCCAGTCTGACTTCGTCATTGGCACCCCCATCGCCAACCGCGCCGACGAGTCGCTGGAACCCGTGCTCGGCCTGTTCGCCACCGCGCTGCCCATGCGCTGCCGCGTCTCCCCGGCGCTCACCTTCCAGGACCTCCTGAAGCAGACGCGGGAAACGGCGCTCCAAGGCTTCGACAACCACCTTTACCCGAGCGTGCTCTCCATCCAAGAGGTCAATCCTCAGATGGACCTGTCGCGCAACCGGTTGTTCTCGGTGATGTACGGCGTGCAGAACAACAAGACCAAGCTGGCCAACGATCTGCGCTTCGAGGGGCTCGAGCTGCGCTACCTCACCAGCCTGGCGACGCCCGAGTTCAAGAACGCCCGCTTCGATCTGACCTTCATCGTCGAGCAGTTCGGCAACGACATGATCGTCAGCCTCAACTACAACAGCGATCTGTTCCTGCGCACGAGCGTGGAGCGGATGCTGGAGCAGTTCTTCTCCCTGGCCGCCCAGACGGCGCGCAACCCCGGCAAGCGCCTGGCGGACTACGCCATGCTGTCCGCCGAGGCCGAGGACCACTGGCTGGACACGCTGGCAGGCCCTCCCCTCGCCTTCGAGCAGCAGGCGGGGCTCCCCGCGCGCCTGTCCGCGCAAGCCCGGGCCACGCCGGACGCCGTGGCCATCGCGCACGACGACGGAAGCCTCACCTACCGTGCCCTGGACGAGGCCTCGGACCGGTGGGCCCGCTGGCTCGTCTCCCAGGGCGTGCACAGCGAGGAGCGGGTGGCGGTGCTGCTCGAGCCCTCGCTGGATCTGGCGATCGCGCTGTGGGGCATCCTCAAGGCGGGGGCGGCCTACGTCCCCCTCAACCCGGACCACCCCGCCGAGCGCCACGAACACGTGCTCACCCAGGCGGGCGTGCGCACCGTGCTCACCCATGGCCACCTCTCCGCGCCCGCCCTGCACAACCGCCCGGGCGTCTTCCGGATGGAGGAGCACGCCGCCCAGGTCTCCGCGCTGCCCACGGGCGCACCAGTGCACGTCCGGGCGGATCAGCTCGCCTACGTCCTCTACACCTCCGGCACCACCGGCGCGCCCAGGGGCATCGAGATCTCCCACCTGGGGGTGCACAACCTCATCGACTCCACCCAGCGTGAGTACAACCTCCAGCCCGGGGAGGCGGTGCTGTTCATCACCCCCGTGGACTTCGACGCCTCCGTGCTGGACTTCTTCTGGCCGCTCGCCTTCGGGGCCCGCGTCGTGCTGCCCCTGCCCGGCGAGAACAAGGACCCGAGCCGCATCGCGGCGCGGATCGCCCGCTACCAGGTGGCGGCCTTCCAGACCGTGCCGCTCATGCTGGATGCGCTCGTCCATGCGCAGAAGGCCGGGGAGCTGCCCCCGCTGCCGTCCCTGCGGCTCATCATCTGCGGCGGCGCCTACCTCACCCGCGAGCTGCATGCCCGCGCGCAGGCCGCCCTGCCCTGCCTGCTCGCCAACCACTATGGCCCCACCGAGGTGACGGTGGATGCCACGCGCTTCCCGGGAGGACAGCCCGGCCCCTCGGAGGTCGTGTCCATTGGACGGCCTCTGGACAACACGCAGATGCGGGTGCTCGACCCGGCGCTCCGGCTGGTGCCGCCCGCCGTCAAGGGAGAGCTGTTCGTCAGCTCCCCAGGCCTCGCCCGGTGCTACTCCGGGGACCCCGTGCGCACCGCGCTCCAGTTCGTTCCGGATCCGTACTCGGAGGTGCCGGGCGCACGGCTCTACCGCACGGGGGACCTGGGGCGCTATTCCGAGGAGGGACTGCTCCACTACGTGGCGCGCGTGGACAAGCAGGTGAAGATCCGCGGCAACCGCGTGGAACTGGAAGAGGTGGAGGGACGGCTGGCCGCGCACCCCGCGGTGAACCGGTGCCTCGTGCGCCACCAGCAGGCCCCCGGCGGCACGGACACGCTCGTGGCGTACCTGGAGCTGAAGGAGCGCTTCGTGCGGCTGGGCGATGACCGGCGCTACCGGCTCTTCAGCCTGGCCCAGCGCCCTGAGCTGCGGCGCGCCATGGACACGCTGCACGCGGAGAGCTGGCCCGAGTACTTCATGGGCAACTGCGCGGTGCGCACCTTCTGGCCACGCCTCATGGCCGAGTTCCCCGAGTGCCAGCTGGCCGTGCTCGACGAGCACGACACCGTGGTGGCCACCGGCAACGCCATCCCCTTCCAATGGGATGGCACCCTGGGGACGCTGCCCCCCGGGTGGGATGCCGCGCTCGAGCAGGCCTTCGCGGGCGCCGCCCTGGGCGCCCGTCCCAACACCTTGATCATGCTCGCCGCGGTGGTGGGCTCGAACACGCTCGGCCAGGGGATGAGCTCCTTCCTCCTCAACGCACTGAAGCACCTGGGCCATGCCCAGGGGATGGAGCGGCTCATCGTGCCGGTGCGGCCGGTGGACAAGGCCGCCCGCCCGCACGAGACCGCCGAGGAGTACTGCCTGCGCCGGCGCGCGGATGGCCAGCTCGACGACCGGTGGCTGCGGACCCACGAGCGGCTGGGGGCGCGCGTGCTGCGCGTGGAGCCCCACTCCCAGCGCGTGGAGGCGCGCGTGGAGGACTGGCAGCGCTGGTCCGGCCAGAGCTTCTCCGCCAGCGGCGACTACGCTGTCCGGGAGGCGCTGCGGCCGGTCCACATCAACCTGGAAACGGGCCTGGGCGAGTACTTCGACCCGAGCGTCTGGATGGAGCACCCGCACTCGCCCGTGTCGGAGTACACCTGGCGCCCCGTGGAGGCGGGCACGCTGCGGCAGGAGCTGCGCGACAGCTTGCCGGACTACATGGTGCCGGAGCACATCCGGTTCCTGTCGGCCCTGCCCCTCACCCCGAGCGGCAAGGTGGATGAGCGCGCCCTCCCCGAGCT